A window from Shewanella livingstonensis encodes these proteins:
- a CDS encoding pseudouridine synthase family protein, producing the protein MIADKTEYHIDITEHGTDTINLLAQTSGLSKQVLKDAMQKGAIWHSHGKQTNRIRRAKKALQPGDKLHLYFNQYILDEQVSAAELLFDEGEYSIWYKPYGMRCQGSKWSDHTTINRYAELHLQPQRNAFIIHRLDRAATGLLVLGHNKKTTAALAKLFETRALEKYYQVIVEGKFSSQTVSIDNPVDNKPALSHATLLAYNPTLNQSKLQVKIDTGRKHQIRIHMASLGHPVVGDRLHGNADEHCQNLVLTSCFFRFICPISNSLKTFELPDHYRPAFTTT; encoded by the coding sequence ATGATTGCTGACAAGACTGAATATCATATTGATATCACTGAGCATGGTACTGATACCATCAATTTACTGGCACAAACCAGCGGTTTAAGTAAACAAGTATTAAAAGATGCTATGCAAAAAGGCGCAATATGGCACAGCCACGGCAAACAAACTAATCGTATTCGACGCGCAAAAAAAGCACTACAACCCGGTGATAAATTACACCTGTATTTCAATCAATATATTTTAGACGAGCAGGTTTCAGCTGCAGAGTTGTTGTTTGATGAAGGTGAATACAGTATTTGGTACAAGCCTTATGGTATGCGCTGCCAGGGTTCAAAGTGGAGCGATCACACCACCATTAATCGCTACGCAGAGCTGCACTTACAACCGCAACGTAATGCATTCATTATTCATCGACTTGATCGCGCTGCAACCGGCTTATTAGTACTTGGCCACAATAAAAAAACGACTGCTGCGCTGGCTAAATTATTCGAGACACGCGCATTAGAAAAATATTATCAAGTGATTGTTGAAGGCAAATTTTCTAGCCAAACCGTTAGTATTGATAACCCTGTCGATAATAAGCCAGCACTGTCGCATGCCACTTTATTGGCATACAATCCCACGCTTAATCAATCAAAGCTACAAGTAAAAATAGACACGGGTCGCAAGCATCAAATTCGTATTCATATGGCCAGTCTTGGACATCCTGTTGTCGGCGACCGTTTACACGGCAATGCAGATGAACATTGCCAAAATCTAGTACTGACCTCCTGTTTTTTTCGCTTTATTTGCCCAATCAGCAATAGCCTAAAAACCTTTGAACTGCCAGATCATTACCGTCCAGCATTCACCACCACTTAA
- the lgt gene encoding prolipoprotein diacylglyceryl transferase yields MEHIIWDLDPVLISFMGLKVHWYGALFALAIATGFQVMKRMYAKEGLDVESLDNFLVYCVVGIIVGARLVHCIFYDPSYYFAHPLKILAIWEGGLASHGGGLGAILALYYYKRQVKLPFLFLLDRLAIATAIFGFFVRLANFANSEILGEPTTQPWGIIFKRIDMLPRHPAQLYESFAYLLIFIGLYAIYKYTNMKQKHGAIFGVFLVSVFSARIAIESVKVSQAAYHESLLSAGQWLSLPFLFTGVVLLIMAYRKPR; encoded by the coding sequence TTGGAACACATCATTTGGGATCTTGACCCTGTACTGATCTCGTTTATGGGGTTAAAGGTTCATTGGTATGGGGCATTATTTGCGTTAGCGATTGCGACTGGCTTTCAAGTGATGAAGCGCATGTACGCAAAAGAAGGTTTAGATGTTGAATCTCTCGATAACTTTTTAGTCTATTGCGTAGTCGGTATTATCGTAGGTGCTCGTTTAGTTCATTGTATTTTTTATGATCCGAGCTATTACTTTGCACATCCGCTGAAAATTTTAGCTATTTGGGAAGGCGGACTTGCCAGCCATGGTGGTGGACTTGGAGCAATATTGGCCTTGTACTATTACAAACGACAAGTGAAGTTACCGTTTTTATTTTTACTTGACCGCTTAGCCATTGCCACCGCGATATTTGGCTTTTTTGTGCGTCTGGCTAACTTTGCTAACTCGGAAATTTTGGGCGAGCCAACTACGCAACCTTGGGGTATTATTTTTAAGCGGATTGACATGCTACCGCGCCACCCCGCGCAGCTATATGAATCGTTTGCTTATTTATTGATATTTATTGGCTTATACGCCATTTATAAATACACCAATATGAAGCAAAAACACGGCGCAATTTTTGGGGTGTTTTTAGTGTCGGTGTTCAGTGCCCGTATCGCGATTGAAAGTGTTAAGGTCAGTCAAGCCGCCTATCATGAGTCGCTGCTCAGTGCTGGGCAATGGTTAAGCTTACCGTTTTTGTTCACTGGTGTAGTGCTGCTGATTATGGCTTACCGTAAACCCCGTTAG
- a CDS encoding TDT family transporter yields the protein MIRALKNTLIAVPTPMAGLALGIASLGWSWEYVVNLHHYGQWISAAIASVLLLILSGKFLLHSNLLRQDLAHPVVGSVVPTFAMALMVVSNSLGYVSALAGDLLWLFAVLLHISFLVGFIYHRSKQFSLTHMVPSWFVPPIGIVVADVSFSGNVHLFWVAHIALIFGMLCYAIMLPMMIYRLIFKEQIPDAAKPTLAILAAPASLSLAGYLAITPQPSPVIVGLLFGIGVLMTSIIYLSFFKLLRLPFSPGYAAFTFPMVIGATALFKMSMWMESVGIATEYVQQINALAELELLVATVVVSYVCLRYLHFYQPNKVSLVS from the coding sequence ATGATTCGAGCGTTAAAAAATACACTAATAGCAGTACCAACACCGATGGCAGGTCTTGCACTTGGTATTGCCAGTTTAGGCTGGAGTTGGGAATATGTGGTTAACTTGCATCATTATGGTCAATGGATAAGTGCTGCTATTGCCAGTGTATTGTTGCTGATTTTGAGTGGTAAATTTTTATTACACTCAAATCTATTACGCCAAGATCTCGCACATCCAGTGGTAGGTAGCGTGGTTCCGACATTTGCGATGGCATTAATGGTGGTGTCTAATTCGTTGGGTTATGTTTCTGCGTTAGCGGGAGATTTATTATGGTTATTTGCGGTATTGTTGCACATTAGTTTTTTAGTTGGGTTTATCTACCATCGCAGTAAGCAATTTTCATTAACTCACATGGTGCCGAGTTGGTTTGTTCCACCTATTGGTATTGTGGTCGCCGATGTGTCTTTTTCTGGTAATGTACATCTATTTTGGGTTGCTCATATAGCGCTTATTTTTGGTATGTTATGTTATGCGATAATGTTACCTATGATGATTTACCGTCTGATTTTTAAAGAACAAATTCCAGATGCGGCTAAGCCAACATTAGCTATTTTAGCAGCACCAGCGAGTTTATCTTTGGCAGGTTATCTGGCAATTACTCCGCAACCATCACCGGTAATTGTAGGGCTACTATTTGGTATTGGGGTGTTAATGACCTCTATTATTTACCTGTCATTTTTTAAGTTGTTACGCTTACCTTTTAGCCCAGGTTATGCTGCATTTACCTTCCCAATGGTGATTGGTGCAACGGCGTTATTTAAAATGTCTATGTGGATGGAAAGTGTCGGAATAGCTACCGAATATGTACAACAAATTAATGCGTTAGCTGAGCTTGAACTGCTAGTAGCCACTGTTGTTGTCAGTTATGTTTGCCTACGATATTTGCACTTTTACCAACCGAACAAAGTGTCGCTAGTTTCTTAA
- the ybaK gene encoding Cys-tRNA(Pro) deacylase, whose amino-acid sequence MTPAIDMAKKHKIDFKVHEYQHDTNSESYGLEAAQKLAVPAEQVFKTLVVSLDNHSLVVGVVPVSSMLSMKLIAKAAGAKKAHMAEALAVERSSGYVLGGVSPLGQRKRLVTVIDASAQLFNCIYVSAGKRGLEISLSPNDLQQLLNAKFADICAQG is encoded by the coding sequence ATGACCCCAGCAATTGATATGGCGAAAAAACACAAAATAGACTTTAAGGTGCATGAATATCAACATGATACTAATAGCGAGTCTTATGGCTTAGAGGCTGCGCAAAAGTTGGCAGTGCCGGCCGAGCAAGTGTTTAAAACCTTAGTGGTGAGTTTAGATAATCACTCGTTGGTGGTTGGCGTTGTACCAGTGTCGTCGATGCTCAGTATGAAGTTAATTGCCAAAGCTGCTGGTGCTAAAAAAGCCCATATGGCAGAAGCATTAGCGGTAGAGCGATCAAGTGGTTATGTATTAGGTGGTGTCAGCCCATTGGGGCAAAGAAAGCGATTAGTCACTGTAATTGATGCATCGGCGCAGCTGTTCAATTGTATCTATGTTAGTGCTGGGAAAAGAGGCTTAGAAATTTCATTAAGTCCTAACGATTTACAGCAATTACTCAATGCTAAGTTTGCCGATATTTGTGCCCAGGGGTAA
- a CDS encoding SulP family inorganic anion transporter — MIQNMKKEWFSNIRGDLLAGIVVALALIPEAIAFSIIAGVDPKVGLYASFCIAVVIAFTGGRPGMISAATGAMALLMVTLVKEHGLEYLLAATLLTGIFQIAAGYLKLGSLMRFVSRSVVTGFVNALAILIFMAQLPELTNVTWHVYAMTAAGLGIIYLFPLIPVIGKSLPSPLICIVGLTIFAVYMGLDIRTVGDMGQLPDTLPIFLWPEVPLTLETLMIIFPYSAGLAVVGLLESMMTATIVDDLTDTPSDKNRECKGQGIANIGAGLMGGMAGCAMIGQSIINVKSGGRGRLSTFSAGLFLLILIVFLGDWLKMIPMAALVAVMIMVSIGTFSWDSIRNLKHHPLSTNLVMVATVVVVVATHNLAIGVFVGVLLASLFFANKVGRFMVVKSTDTTAEAGRHYQIVGQVFFASADKFSNSFDFREVVEKVTIDLSLAHFWDITAVSALDKVVIKFRREGTEVELIGLNAASATIVDKFGVHDKPEDVEKMMSGH, encoded by the coding sequence ATGATACAAAACATGAAAAAAGAATGGTTTTCCAACATCCGTGGAGACCTATTAGCCGGTATTGTTGTCGCGCTAGCGTTAATTCCTGAGGCGATTGCCTTTTCTATTATTGCTGGGGTTGATCCCAAAGTTGGCCTGTACGCTTCATTCTGTATTGCTGTGGTGATTGCGTTTACTGGCGGTCGTCCTGGAATGATTTCGGCAGCCACGGGCGCGATGGCGCTATTGATGGTGACCTTAGTTAAAGAGCACGGCCTAGAGTATTTATTGGCTGCCACCTTATTGACGGGCATATTTCAAATTGCTGCTGGTTACTTAAAGCTTGGCAGTTTAATGCGATTTGTCTCGCGTTCGGTAGTGACTGGCTTTGTGAACGCACTTGCCATTTTAATTTTTATGGCGCAGTTACCAGAGCTGACTAATGTGACGTGGCATGTATATGCCATGACCGCAGCAGGACTGGGTATTATTTACTTATTCCCATTAATCCCTGTTATTGGTAAATCGTTGCCGTCACCTTTAATTTGTATTGTCGGCTTAACCATTTTTGCGGTTTACATGGGATTAGACATCCGTACCGTAGGCGACATGGGACAACTTCCTGATACGTTACCAATCTTCCTTTGGCCAGAAGTGCCATTAACCCTTGAAACGTTAATGATCATCTTCCCTTATTCAGCCGGTCTTGCTGTTGTTGGTTTATTGGAATCAATGATGACAGCGACCATTGTTGATGATTTAACCGATACGCCAAGTGATAAAAACCGCGAATGTAAAGGCCAAGGTATTGCTAATATCGGTGCTGGTTTAATGGGCGGCATGGCAGGTTGTGCCATGATTGGTCAATCTATTATCAACGTAAAATCTGGCGGTCGTGGGCGTTTGTCGACCTTCTCTGCCGGTTTGTTTTTGTTAATCTTGATCGTGTTTTTAGGTGATTGGTTAAAAATGATCCCTATGGCTGCACTCGTTGCCGTGATGATCATGGTGTCTATTGGAACCTTCTCTTGGGATTCTATCCGTAATCTTAAACATCATCCTTTGTCGACCAATCTTGTGATGGTCGCCACAGTTGTTGTGGTTGTCGCTACCCATAATTTAGCGATTGGGGTATTTGTAGGTGTGTTACTTGCCTCGCTATTCTTTGCTAATAAAGTGGGCCGTTTTATGGTGGTTAAAAGCACCGACACCACCGCAGAAGCCGGCCGTCATTATCAAATTGTTGGCCAAGTCTTTTTTGCCTCAGCAGATAAGTTCAGCAACTCATTTGATTTCAGAGAAGTGGTTGAAAAAGTCACTATTGATTTATCTTTGGCGCATTTTTGGGATATTACTGCGGTATCGGCGCTCGATAAAGTGGTGATTAAATTCCGCCGCGAGGGGACTGAGGTTGAGTTAATAGGTCTTAACGCAGCCAGCGCTACCATTGTGGATAAATTTGGTGTGCATGATAAACCAGAAGACGTTGAAAAAATGATGTCAGGTCACTAA
- a CDS encoding universal stress protein: MTNVIACIDGSKATHAVSDASGWAAMQLNAPVMLLHVLDKSAYPTELNLSGNIGLGSREHLLAEMVELEGRMSKLALEQGKYMLQDAQTSIVAAQPTVTVQTLQRHGDLVETLLEQEADARLVVIGRQGEQHQDQAQAIGSHLESVIRTLKQPILVVMPEFTMPSRFMIAYDGSATSKTVLKRVISSPLLKGLGCHLVMVSDNQSQATTELTLVADSLTEAGFEVTTAVCQGEVQTALEAYQLAHQIDLMVMGAYGHSRIREFFVGSNTTRMISKSHIPLLLLR, translated from the coding sequence ATGACAAATGTGATTGCCTGTATCGATGGTTCAAAAGCTACACACGCTGTATCAGATGCGAGCGGGTGGGCGGCTATGCAGTTGAATGCCCCTGTGATGTTATTGCATGTATTGGATAAGTCTGCCTATCCGACAGAGTTAAATCTGTCTGGCAATATTGGCCTTGGCAGCCGCGAGCATTTACTTGCTGAAATGGTTGAACTTGAAGGGCGCATGAGTAAACTCGCGCTCGAACAAGGTAAATATATGTTACAAGATGCTCAAACGAGCATTGTAGCAGCGCAACCTACTGTGACGGTGCAAACACTGCAGCGCCATGGGGATTTAGTGGAAACGCTGCTTGAGCAAGAAGCCGATGCCAGACTGGTGGTTATTGGTCGTCAAGGTGAGCAACATCAAGATCAAGCGCAAGCGATTGGCAGTCATTTAGAAAGTGTTATTCGCACGCTTAAGCAGCCGATTTTAGTGGTGATGCCTGAGTTTACAATGCCAAGCCGTTTTATGATTGCTTATGATGGCAGCGCCACCTCGAAAACAGTGCTCAAGCGCGTGATTAGCAGCCCACTACTTAAAGGGCTCGGATGTCATTTAGTGATGGTGTCTGACAATCAGTCGCAAGCTACAACTGAACTAACTTTGGTTGCAGACTCACTTACTGAGGCTGGGTTTGAGGTAACAACTGCGGTTTGTCAGGGAGAGGTGCAAACTGCTCTTGAGGCTTACCAGCTAGCACACCAAATTGATTTAATGGTAATGGGTGCTTATGGTCATTCACGTATTCGTGAGTTTTTTGTTGGTAGTAACACGACACGGATGATCAGTAAAAGCCACATCCCATTGTTATTGTTGCGCTAA
- the rnk gene encoding nucleoside diphosphate kinase regulator, whose translation MSNRPEITISSLDAIRLFKLIESLPTKKMVGISELEEELARANIVEPTEVPPTIVTMNSTVKFTVESSRDEFMMTLVYPKDLDLNGDKISILAPVGSALLGLSQGDEIEWPKPGGGLIKIKIKEIFYQPERAGEYNR comes from the coding sequence ATGAGTAATCGACCTGAAATAACCATTTCGTCACTAGATGCTATAAGGCTCTTTAAGTTAATCGAGTCATTACCGACAAAAAAAATGGTCGGCATCAGTGAACTAGAAGAAGAGCTTGCCCGTGCAAATATAGTTGAACCAACGGAAGTTCCGCCTACTATTGTTACCATGAATTCAACAGTTAAATTTACTGTCGAGTCATCTCGTGATGAGTTTATGATGACTCTTGTCTATCCCAAAGATCTTGATTTAAATGGTGATAAGATCTCTATACTTGCACCTGTTGGCAGTGCATTACTTGGGCTTTCTCAAGGTGATGAAATTGAATGGCCGAAGCCTGGTGGAGGGTTAATAAAAATTAAAATTAAAGAAATCTTCTATCAACCAGAAAGGGCTGGCGAGTACAACCGCTAA
- a CDS encoding sulfotransferase domain-containing protein, whose amino-acid sequence MGNILWVASYPKSGNTWVRAFLENYIQNQDQPIDINTMHTISTAESAAHRYQHYLPKDKTATTELTLEEVSVLRPQVQADIAHQANGTTFVKTHNYLGEYNGHPLHNSSVTSGAIYVVRNPLDVAISMANYFGYSIDEAIAYMAEEMTGTPNEAPHVPQIITSWSMHVSSWTADDASKLILRYEDILDDPKKVFRKVESFLGLKKDPVRLKNAIKHSSFAQLKAQETTRGFVEKHENANAFFRNGGKHQWKTKLTTEQVQKIVDSHYEQMKRFKYLPAGMKPL is encoded by the coding sequence ATGGGAAACATACTTTGGGTGGCCTCTTACCCTAAATCGGGTAACACTTGGGTACGCGCATTTTTAGAGAACTATATTCAAAATCAAGATCAACCGATTGATATTAATACCATGCACACCATTTCGACGGCAGAGTCGGCCGCGCATCGTTACCAGCATTATTTACCGAAAGACAAAACGGCCACCACCGAACTGACTTTAGAAGAAGTCAGTGTACTAAGGCCGCAGGTTCAGGCTGATATTGCGCATCAAGCTAATGGCACCACATTTGTAAAAACCCACAACTACCTAGGCGAATACAACGGTCATCCACTGCATAACTCCTCTGTCACATCAGGGGCAATTTATGTGGTTCGTAACCCGCTAGATGTGGCAATCTCAATGGCCAATTACTTTGGTTATAGCATCGATGAAGCCATAGCTTATATGGCAGAAGAAATGACAGGCACCCCAAATGAAGCGCCACATGTGCCGCAAATTATTACTTCTTGGTCTATGCATGTGTCTAGCTGGACTGCCGATGATGCGTCAAAGTTGATTTTACGTTATGAAGATATTTTGGATGACCCCAAAAAAGTCTTTCGAAAAGTCGAATCATTTTTGGGTTTGAAAAAAGATCCTGTCCGCCTAAAAAATGCCATTAAGCACTCTTCTTTTGCTCAATTGAAAGCTCAAGAAACCACACGCGGCTTTGTTGAAAAACACGAAAATGCTAATGCCTTCTTTAGAAATGGTGGCAAGCATCAATGGAAAACTAAGCTGACAACAGAGCAAGTACAAAAAATTGTTGATAGCCATTACGAACAAATGAAACGCTTTAAATATTTGCCCGCGGGTATGAAGCCTCTATAA
- a CDS encoding DUF2057 family protein, with protein MRSIIAFICLSVFSQLTLAASLQLPDRTETVLVNNKASQQQSSVELDLTVPNAIQQIAFRYQARYRDNGSQNNFVSDVIILRFTASAQDYQLTLPSINSASSAKQFSLKPAIKLTDESGKEIAFTQDKLIKSGLQIGRNFVHEITQYNSSGAIAAIAPSTAIIKKSLTTTSKVATISDNHSQAISSSADVFEVKPVDITQAEVSRMLDYWYQKANNQTQAEFKAKIN; from the coding sequence ATGCGTAGCATTATCGCGTTTATTTGCCTTAGCGTATTCAGCCAATTAACGTTAGCCGCCAGTTTACAATTGCCCGATAGAACCGAAACGGTATTAGTGAATAATAAAGCCTCACAACAACAATCTAGCGTAGAACTCGACTTAACTGTGCCTAATGCCATACAACAAATAGCCTTTCGTTATCAAGCACGTTACCGCGATAACGGTAGCCAAAACAACTTTGTTTCTGATGTTATAATCTTGCGCTTTACCGCCAGCGCACAAGACTATCAATTAACACTACCGAGCATTAACTCAGCTTCAAGTGCCAAGCAGTTCTCTCTAAAACCAGCCATAAAATTAACGGATGAAAGCGGTAAAGAGATTGCGTTCACCCAAGACAAATTGATCAAGTCAGGCCTACAAATAGGACGGAATTTTGTCCACGAAATCACTCAATATAATAGCTCTGGTGCCATCGCCGCTATCGCACCTAGTACCGCCATTATCAAAAAATCACTCACCACGACATCAAAAGTTGCCACAATAAGCGATAACCATAGCCAAGCGATAAGCTCGAGTGCGGATGTGTTTGAAGTAAAACCTGTAGATATCACTCAAGCGGAAGTAAGCCGAATGCTCGATTATTGGTACCAAAAAGCCAATAACCAAACTCAAGCAGAATTTAAAGCCAAAATAAATTGA
- a CDS encoding NAD(P)-dependent oxidoreductase yields the protein MKLAVLGATGWIGSTIMQQAISRGHEVVAVVRDASKVTQDVSVRTLDITQMSAPTVATAFADIDVVIVAIGGRAAQNHEIVAQTAKQLLQYLPKTGTSRLLWVGGAGSLEVAPGVTLVSTPEFPADYKAEAIAQGEALAVFRGTDSAIDWTYVSPAAIIFPGDSEGQYRLGGDEFFTDAAGQSRVSVVDYAKAMVDEAESAKHVNQRISVAY from the coding sequence ATGAAACTAGCAGTATTAGGCGCAACCGGTTGGATTGGCAGTACTATCATGCAACAAGCGATAAGCCGAGGACATGAAGTGGTTGCCGTAGTGCGTGATGCCAGCAAAGTCACTCAAGACGTGTCTGTGCGTACGCTTGATATTACACAAATGTCAGCACCAACAGTTGCAACAGCATTTGCAGATATTGATGTGGTTATCGTTGCCATTGGTGGCCGCGCCGCACAAAACCATGAGATTGTAGCGCAAACTGCCAAGCAGTTATTGCAGTATCTGCCTAAAACCGGCACGTCACGTTTATTATGGGTTGGCGGTGCGGGGAGCTTAGAAGTCGCACCAGGCGTGACGTTAGTGTCAACACCAGAGTTTCCTGCAGATTATAAAGCCGAAGCCATCGCCCAAGGTGAAGCATTAGCCGTGTTCCGTGGTACAGATTCTGCTATCGATTGGACCTATGTAAGCCCTGCAGCGATTATTTTCCCTGGTGATTCAGAAGGTCAATACCGTTTAGGCGGCGATGAGTTTTTTACTGATGCAGCCGGTCAAAGCCGAGTTTCAGTCGTCGATTATGCCAAAGCCATGGTTGATGAAGCCGAAAGTGCTAAGCATGTTAATCAACGTATTAGCGTTGCTTACTAA
- a CDS encoding LysR substrate-binding domain-containing protein, which translates to MNISLKQLNVFSSITQHKTLTAAAEALYLSKAAVSMALAELERQLGHPLFDRVNNRLILNQEGHKLLPLADELLSRANNISQLFDADHAFTGQLKIGASDTLGNHVVPGLLSQFRQQHQHFSQSVVISNSRLICQKLLDYELDIGLIEGKSHHPELIASQFSHDEMCIIAAPYLSISRQAQWTFNDLEQSQWVLREAGSGSREFFLRTIAPQIESWHEVFELNTTEALINSVAAGLGLGCLSALAAQYAINDGRVTQLNSPIKGNHINMQRPFWLVVHKDKYHSPLLKSFIEFCHQWDNS; encoded by the coding sequence ATGAATATCTCACTTAAACAGCTCAATGTTTTTAGCAGCATAACTCAGCATAAAACCCTAACGGCTGCTGCAGAGGCATTATATTTGTCTAAAGCTGCAGTGAGCATGGCACTGGCTGAATTAGAAAGACAACTGGGCCATCCGCTATTTGACCGGGTTAATAACCGCTTAATTCTTAATCAAGAAGGACATAAGCTATTGCCCCTTGCTGACGAGCTGCTTAGTAGAGCAAATAATATCAGTCAATTGTTTGATGCAGACCACGCTTTTACGGGTCAATTGAAAATAGGAGCCAGTGACACCTTAGGTAATCATGTTGTACCTGGGTTATTGAGCCAATTTAGACAGCAACATCAACATTTCTCACAAAGCGTGGTAATTTCTAATTCACGACTTATTTGCCAAAAACTGCTGGATTACGAACTCGACATAGGTTTAATTGAAGGCAAAAGCCATCACCCTGAGCTTATCGCCAGTCAATTTAGTCATGATGAAATGTGTATTATTGCAGCACCTTATTTATCCATAAGTCGGCAAGCACAATGGACGTTTAACGATTTAGAACAAAGTCAGTGGGTATTACGTGAGGCAGGTTCAGGCTCTCGAGAGTTTTTTTTGCGTACTATCGCACCGCAAATAGAATCGTGGCATGAAGTGTTTGAACTTAACACTACTGAGGCATTAATTAACAGTGTTGCCGCTGGACTTGGCTTAGGATGTTTATCTGCTTTGGCGGCACAATATGCGATTAACGATGGCCGCGTGACTCAGCTCAATTCTCCAATTAAGGGCAATCATATTAATATGCAACGACCGTTTTGGTTGGTGGTTCACAAAGATAAATATCACAGCCCGCTGTTGAAAAGCTTTATTGAGTTTTGTCATCAATGGGATAATTCATAA